Part of the Henckelia pumila isolate YLH828 chromosome 2, ASM3356847v2, whole genome shotgun sequence genome is shown below.
tacaggaaaattttaaggaaaatgatatttttaagctcatgattcatgcatttattttatgaaagaTTAAGGGCatgtaagaaaaatatttttggaaagttGATGTGATTGTGGCAACTCATGGGATTGGAAgtcgggataccgggcccgatgACCTTTCCACTTATGTTCATGGCCTATGGATCCCCGgtttaaggttgggtgaagtggcagcatagAGGCGTAGGGAATCCCCGATTTAAGGTTGGGTGAATCTCGCCGCCACGTACTTTggttttatagattgatcaatcgcttatgttAATGGTCATACATCACTGATATGACTCACACTGATGATTTTACGATTATAACATGTCGTATTTATGTTACGTATTAAGATTAAGattaaaattatgattatgtttatgtTTACGACTCAAAATTATGCAAATGTCTTTACGAGCATGCATGCATAAGATaccttatgatatttttaagtgaTACATACTTTCATGCGATTTTATTATATGGTATTTGCTATTACTGGATAGAgcatgctgagcctctaggctcattagATTTAAATAgtgtgcaggtgagtttgaTGCTAGTTTTGAGGATGTGGTCCCTACTGGCGGTGAGGACGTCTGAGCATCCGTGGCAGCTAGAACCCCACCCGTGACAATTGCCAgtttattatgagatttttatgtGTTATGTTATTTCCGCACACAATTACTACTTTTCACTGTTTTGTTTGGTTTTGCGATTGTAGAAGTTTGTATGGGATTTGTTGTTGAACTATGATTTACGTTATGGAACCTTCATGCATGAGATTTTTAGTtatgtttgattatttaaattaattgcatgcaaACGACTAtttattgtataatattttatgaaaactattttaagtatatatacatatatgtatgggcatatatgtaatatctctattaaaaaaaattcaagtaaGGGTCGTCGTAGTGAAAGTGTTGTAATATTCCGAGAGAAGTGTCTTCTTTCAGAAGTCATTCGTGTGTTGTATTTTTTTTGCGTGAGTTCTAGGAGTTTTAGTAGGTAGAGATAAGTCCTATGGAATTGGGTTTGTACCAGTTTGTGTACTTATCAGATCTTTCAGTGATACCTTATGAAAACAGAAGAAAGGGAGACGTAGAAAGTTTTATCATTCGAACTTCCAGAAGGGAAGACATTAAAAGGTTTTAATAGTCTATTTTCCGCACTATTTCAGTAGACTACTGCTTTGTCTTAGAGTATGAGATTCACCTGCATTAAGTACCAAGCCCTTGCCAAACGAAAAATAGTAGTGTTCATTCACCTCCCCTCCCCTCTCTCTAAAAACTCCTCACCGATCTTAACAAATATTAtagttttgttaaaaaattgAAGATATCCATACAAAGATGTTGGAGACATTCGGCAAAACTTTACCAATGTCGGATGCTAGCTCTATAATACTTGTAGAACTATTTTCTATCTGGGAAGGTCTCAAAGTTGCTCGCTCAAGAGGATTCCATAGAATTCAAGTATTTTCAGATTCAATTTTTGCAGTGCAAGCAGTCACAGAGCCTTTAAGTGACTTAAGTTATGCTGGTTTATGTGCTCTAGAGATAGAGGCTCTATGCTCTAGTTTTAATAGTCTCTTTTTCTCACGCTAGGAGGAGGCTAATGAAGTAGCCCACTCTTTAGCAAAATTTGTTCTTTCTTAACCAACACCTTTTTTGTGGGTGCGTGGGAATTTTTCTTTGTGGTTGGACCGACTTGTAACTTGTGATACTCTTTAATAAAGTCTTACAATTTTCCAACTAAAAAAATTGTAAagatttatttacaaaaatttaaaaactttaCCTTCAAAACATGTTTTTAAGTTACAGAAAGTCATAACCGGTTTATCAATCTCCAACTCTTATAAAAATATTCATTCGTTAATTGTAGTATCATCCCATAAAATAATTGTCATAGTTTTTATCTTTTAtaaggaggaaaatattttcaataattgAAAGATCATCCCATAAATAATTGTTATAGTTTTTAGCATTTATGATGAGGAAAAAatagttaaaattttaaatttaaatatttacatatatgGTATGAGTGTGTTGATGtgttctttatttattattttggattaaaacttgactccatttgaattgatttatttcaacaccGGTGTGTATtttattcaaatatatatattttaataatgtttgaaaattcgatatttctaatatataattatgaactcatgatttaattatttagctcaATAGGTTTTTACACAAATTTGGCGAACATTGTTGTTTTGAGCTgaacatttattattattagtcaTAAGGACTAGAAGTAgtgattaatgctaattaataatttttgtaaagatttatttataaaaaattaaaaaatttaccttCAAACACGTACCTTTAAGTTACAGAAAGTTATAACTGGTTTATCCATCTCCAGCTCTTGTAAAATATTCCTTTGTTAATTGCAAgatcatctcataaaataatttttatacttTTTACTTTTACGTGgaggaaaaatatttaatttttttaatttcaacttttaCATATATGATATGTGCGTGTCGGTGtgttctttatttattattttagattaaaacttgactccacttgaatttatttatttcaaaaccgatgtgtaatttaattaatatatatatatatttaataacatttacaaatatgatattttgatatatttatgaactcatgacacaaattaaaatacataagattttttgttgaaaaaatctGTTCATTACatttacaaacaaataaaaactaaagtatTTGGAGTTGAAACTGgataagtatttaattaagatttttgtgaaatttttttcactttatctacaagaaaataaaaactaaattattctggcatttcaatatttttggaaactgaaaccttatctaatatgcacatgttttgtcaattttgaccttatcataataattgattttacaaaaatatccTCACATAATTTATCAAGTGTGTACAAACCAAGGACAAAGTTGAGAATACACAATGAAAAACTTTGACATTGGTTCACAATTTTATAATTGGTATAAATGTGTAATACGTGCAGCGGAAATTGAAGAGAAGAGAGATGAAATAAAAGTGCTAAAAGATGAACTCGAGAAAACTGCACAAATGATTGGGCTCGTGCGTGCGTGATATACTTGCACGTAATAACCACAATACCTATCTACATTCATGTTTTCATGCACGAATGCcattttattcattttcaatatttaaattaaatcaaaaaGTAGTCTTATATCTTACGTACGTACAATGAAATGATGACTTCATCATTGTACTTTTTTAGGTAAAAACTCACCATTCATCCAAAGAAACGATGAATGAGAGTGCGTAAGAAGCAAAACTACCGAAAATGAGAATGATTTTCCCACTACTACCGAAAagaatatatgcatgttttgttgCATAACATTTTCAGGATATTATTCGAATATTTACCAAATATCATTATATACATCGATGTATCCTGTAAGCGTCCTACTAAGATAATAAATAAGGACAAGTGTATATATATGGTGGATTGGCTTTGCATCCTCACACCATATATATAGATTTGAAGGGTTAACTTGTTTCATCAATAATATACCATTGTTTTCTCCAAATAATTTCTTTCTTTTACTTTGTGTTTGTCGAAAGAATTTTGCTTAAAAATGAAGAATTCATCACAAATTCCACAACAGCAATGCCCTCTCACTCTTGAAGGAGCCATGGCGTATGAAATGGAACATGGTAGCCTTTTCAATAATCCTAACCTGGATTTAAAGAAGATAAGAAGGTGaactaattaattatttttttaaccacttgtttaaaaaaaaaaaattcttaatgaAAAACAATCAGCTATACATTTTGAGgcattattttcatatatcaCATTATATTAAGCAAAGTCTATATATCTAATTAATGGACATCTAAACTCATTTTTCTACTTTGCATCTTCAGGATTATATCGAACAAAATCTCTGCTCAAAGATCGAGAATTAAGAGGGGAATCTATACTCGTGATTTGGAAACGATGGTAAAGGATTTAGAGGTAAATAATGTTCCATTTCAACTTTCGGCTCCGCCCaaggtatatatatatctattttcCCCTAATACTATTATCGTATACTTACCATGTATGTGCAGGTAGTAGTATGCATTCTCAACTCGCAACTGGAAATCTAcaaaaataagaacaaactATTGCAGCTTCAAAATGATTCCCTCCGACCCCAATTGGAGAAACGTTCTGATGAATCCAAGTGTCTGGAAGGTAATAAAAACTTATTTCTCTCTATTATTTTAAAAGGAAAACTGCAATATTAGTCTTGCATATTTGCCTTTCTTCGATTTTAGTAATCTATGCCGTCAAATTTCTATCTTGGTCTgctatcatttttttatttacaattttagtcatttttttgaCGTAGCACATATGCAAGCCTTCATAGCTCTAACCAAATGCTGATATGTAAAGTGTCACGTCAACACTTCTgataaaaaaagattaaaattgtcaaaaactGAAATTAAAGATACATAATTAAAACTGAAATTAGACAACATAAAAAGACTAAATTCGcagtaaaatatatttaaatcaacaagttcaaataaaatataGCTAGCTACAATATATGCCTGCATGAGGGATAGTTTTTTTGGCCTATTAATATGTCCATCTTttagttttggtccattaacttttcaaagtttggttttgatacgctaaattttaattttcaactaTTTTGGTCCACGGAAAATGTTGAAGTGGAATTGAAAAATAATGCCACGTCAGTCTGCCACGTCAGCAATTGgaccaaaataacaaaaaaataattaaaatttagtgtATGCAGTGGCTATCAAAGagaagttaatggaccaaaaaaatcaTATTCCCGTCTGCATGATATAATAACATATAGCTTTATTTTACAATATTTAACGAGTGCATGCAGTGGATATCGAAGAGAAGAGAGCTGGGATAAAAATGCTTAAGATGGAACTCGAGAAAGAAGCACAAAAGAATAAGCAGCTAGCATCAGATTTCAAGGAGAAAAAGATACCTTATTTTGGTTTCGAGCCACACACGGTCGCACCGTAtccaaacaatattttttacCAAAACCGTCTCCAAAATCTGGTGAAAAATCCCAGACCTTCGCACATCGTCAAAATGGAACCAGATTTCGCAATTGAACAATCCAACACAGAGATTAAACCTGCGAAGCAAGTTGAGAAAACCATTCAAGATTATGAAGATGCTGATCAATACATCAACTTTGATGCTCTGAGTTCTGTTGGTTCTGAGGGAGAAAATTGAAGTAAATTTTTGCCAATGACTTGtgggattttatttatgcattttCTTGTTCTAGCAAAAATTGATGGGATGTTGTTCATGAATTTTGCTtcattttaatttcaatttatGTCAAGAAAAAATTGgttgtgttttatttttctaattATTAATATGAAATTTGGCTTATTATATTGAGATTTTTCTAAATTTCTAAGTTTTGTGTTGTTTCGAGATATACTAATCAGGGCCTGCTCTAAGGGAGGCACTCTAGGGGCTACATAGAGTCTCCCTAGTAGggtttcaattttatttttaatctaatattattattattattattattgttattattattattatcctcATGTGGGCCTGAAAATTTAAAACAGTTgtaattttttgtaattttctcctcgttttgcaaaaaaaaaaaaaaaagaattcttCTTAGAAAAAAAAGCTCATTATTATTAGATTTAGATTATGTATGTCATTtcttataattaataaatttatgtTGTATAGTAGTTTATTAAATTAGACATTGGTgataataatatgaatttattatCAGCTCGTATGTGATCTTTTTATAAATGATTTTCTCCAAAAAAATTAGCTTAGGAACGGagctctaatttttttttccatatgGCCCTGATACGAATCACTGTTCATGTTTCATGCGTGAGCCCTATCACTTGTACAACCCTGACAACTCTTGTTACCATGTGTTTCATATTAATTCTTATTTTACCATAGTTCGGACATTGATTGGAAAGTATTaggttatattttttttaaacgacGTTAAAACCACGGCTGCTGCCTTACGATGCACAATGAGTAAACCTAGGGGCTAACACAACCTGCAATCTACGCTAACAAGATAAAATGCATTGAGAAAGCTTAATGCGACATGCTCAATTGAGAAGGTGTTGGTAGGGAAAATCGAACTCCTAAGTCCTAATTATTTATCAGGAGCTTACATACTCTTGCCAACTTGGAAACTCCCTTGGGGCCAAGATTAGGTTTTCTTAGACATACATCAGGGAAATTTTGGCAAATTCATGgccttatttaaaaatattatacttTATgccaatcaaataattcaaaacacattattcaaaaataataatttataacaattcttatatttatatttaagggaaaatcaaaattaaaatgaatAATGTAGTTAGTAAATTAATATTAAGCATTGAAGctatacaacataaacaactggaaaattattttttagttcattaacttttcaaattttggttttgatacaataactttaaattttcttttattttggtccaactgctgACGTGACATCTCGAAATGTTAGTATTTTCCGATGCCACATcagcagttggaccaaaatatATAGCCAAAAACTAAAAGTTATAGTGTACCAGAACCAAACTTTGAAacgttaatggaccaaaaccaaaaaatggacaagttaatgaacCGAAAAAACtatttccttttaaaaaaacCTTCCTCTAGGATAAATACGTACAAAGTAATGCAAATTCACAAGAGAAAATTGTTGGGTTAAGCGTGCAATTAGGTGAGAGTAGTACTAGCTAGGATGGGTGACTTCCTGAGAAGTTCTAGTGTGTCAAGCTGCTGACATTGCGCTGCTTGATCTTGTTGGCTAGGTGGACAATAAAATAGGGACACCATATCTTAATGGATAATACTGTATCTGTTGGGGACATGGCCGACAGTAGAAAAATGATAAGACTTATCTCGAATGGGATATGAAACAACACGAGAAATAAGGCACGTCCCTCCCTAGACTCATGAGCTTAACAACCAGACTCATCTGCGCAGCCACAAGTATAAGGAAAAGTTGCGCCTTGGTTACAGCTATAACTTTTGGCCTAGTGGTAATTAAGTGTTTGATCCtaaaaaaacaatatatattgtaactttcatatatttttcatttttgattCATGTTATTGGTTAATAAACAATTTTAATCCACTAACTTACACCTTTTTTCACCCTTTATTGTTCCTTTTTCATTGGAATATTGATGTGACATTGATTGGTAAATGAAGATGTGAAGTCGAACATTATTAATGTGACCCCGGACATTGCTGATATTGTGTCCAACTCCACGCCAGTTCTAATGGAAAAAAGACAAAGATTGAAAAGACTTTCAAGTTAATGGACTACAACTGTGAATTTGACTGATAGCACGGccacaacataaataaaaaaaatgtgtacATTATAGAactataattaaattttgttttctctcaAAAGAATAGTGCGTAGAAATCAAATTTGCTATTGAactatataatttataataccCCCATAAAATTAACAAATATTCGCATGATTTAGtctataatttaattaaatgtaAAGATCTGGCCGTTAATTATCTAATTAGTTCCATTGCTGCAAAACCCTGTGCTCAGATAACTTTGGCATTTTGAGAgagatatttaaaatttttagggaaaattgcttttttggtcctgtatgtttttcattttgtgatttcagtctttatattttcagatttcagtttaagtccgctatctttatttttttggcaattttagtcattttttcgacgtggcgctgacgtggcatcaattcagtgctgatgtagAGCTGatgtgtacagtgccacgtaagcattttcgaataaaaaagaccaaaatttccaaaaatccgaacatgcaggactaaaattgaaatgtgaaaacatagatgaccaaaatcgcaaagtgacaaacatacatgactaaagttgcaatttttccaaatttttataattaatttgttttggattcggACTATATAAACTTAAAGATTCACCGTACCAGTGAAATAATATACAGTTcgacaaaaaaaatttgaattgctATATGTTTTTTGATATTAATAAAGTATTAgcaatatatatcatgtaattaatatatatactacGGGTGGGAAACATCCCATGCTAATGTAAACGAGGACAAAAAAATATGGTATTAATTAATGAATCCCATGCATTCTACAATTGCATTGGCATTGTAAACGCGTGAGAAACATCCCATGCTAATGTAAACAATGACGCCTATGCATTTTGTGCTGCAATTGTGTGTGCATAAATATGGTGCATTGGCATTGCATCCTCACACATATTTACATAGAATTTTTATTCTGTCTTTGCACAAAGATTTTGCAGATCACCTTTACTTCATTGTTTATTAGATCTTTTCTACcaacaatttattttttctCTCGTTGTAAAGAATATTGAAAATGAGAGATTTCATCAAACCTTTCACTGAAGCAATGACCACTCACTCTTGATGAAGATATGGAGCAAGAAATATAATGAAAGATGGACGCCTTAATTTCAATGATCCTATCATAGatatgaaagaattgaaggtgaattaattttattttttttaaaacccttTTTTACGTTTGAATAATTTGAAAAGGAAACAAAGTTGAACGTCTTGAAATGTGGGTGGAGTTGTATCGACTCTCATTTATCCTATTATTAATTTAGATATTAATTTACGTTTGAATTTGAAAGAAACAAAGTTGAAAAAGggtgatgctacatgtacacggagGGTTATACGTTTGCGTTATACGTGCACttgaaattatataaatattcttaatatattttggaaagagttttttcaaataaagtgaggagtaattttgtaatttcatttACATTGTGTATCCCAATGTGTACATGTAGTATTTCCCGTTGAAAAAACTTTATGGTTGCATGCATGTTGCTCTTATTTAATGCACGTAACATGCACACTACATACACATTTCATGCACGCATGCCATTTTTTCCACTTTCACGTGAAATGGAAAATGTTCACTAATTGTCCTTAAAAAAATGGTTCACTAAGTAggttaatatataatttgataataaattattaaatttttatttgagataTATATCTTAAACAATCTAACCACATATTTGATTGCATgtctcaatttttattttagtcaATTAACTCATCAAACTTTGGTTTTGGTGcacttataaatttaaatttctagaTAGAGAAATAATGCTTTTAGTCCACAAACTTATCcaattttttggattttggttcactatgt
Proteins encoded:
- the LOC140878475 gene encoding uncharacterized protein; translation: MKNSSQIPQQQCPLTLEGAMAYEMEHGSLFNNPNLDLKKIRRIISNKISAQRSRIKRGIYTRDLETMVKDLEVVVCILNSQLEIYKNKNKLLQLQNDSLRPQLEKRSDESKCLEVDIEEKRAGIKMLKMELEKEAQKNKQLASDFKEKKIPYFGFEPHTVAPYPNNIFYQNRLQNLVKNPRPSHIVKMEPDFAIEQSNTEIKPAKQVEKTIQDYEDADQYINFDALSSVGSEGEN